In Lathyrus oleraceus cultivar Zhongwan6 chromosome 2, CAAS_Psat_ZW6_1.0, whole genome shotgun sequence, the DNA window TTGTCCCTTAAGATAGTTACCTCTTCACAGAGCTCACAATTCTCTTGCTCTAGACGATCCATCTTCTTCAACTGATTAGCTCGAGTATTGTACCGATAAATTAGCTTGTCTGGATGAAAACCAAGAAAGTAAGAAGACCCCTGACAAACTTATTAAAAGCAAGACCAAGAGgcaaaatgatgcatgatatgcaaatgcaaatgtgaatgttactattgttattttccaaggaactttaAGACATAAATTGCAAACATCATAATAGGAATAACACATTTTGATGTACTGAATATCTTATTTTTTTGATAATGTAAAGGAATACAATCAAAAATACAATTTCAATGATCATAAATGGAAAGAAACTAGATCTATGGAATCATGTCCGACGTCGATCCAATGTGAAGCTGGTACTTCTTGTGAAGCCTTCTGATCTCTCTTTCGTAGTTGCTTTTCATAGCATCCTTATCTATCATGAGCTGGTCTATAATGGAGTTTTAAACACCATTAGTACTAATATGAGTCGATGACGAACTATTAGAGGAAATTAAATCTCCTTGGCCCCTTGATCTCTTCACAGTATGTTGCTTAAGCAACTCCACCAAGTCATCCTTTTCTTTTAGCTGCTTTTGAAATTCTTCTTTctcaaggtgtgaggtgtgaaattATTCCTCCCAATCATACCTCTCTTGTTTAATCCTATCCAAAGCCTCTTGAAACTCCTTTATTCCTTTAATAGTGGGTGATCTGACCATTACTAAAGACATATGTCTTTCATAAGTGTATGGCATCTTGAATTCTTCGGCTCTCTTCTTCACCCAGCTAGTGTAAGGCTTCAAAGCTATACAATTATTCAATCCAATATCACTTTTTCCTTTCCTACGAACATTGTGCCAAAAACGTaccatcctagctttcaaccCTTGAGTGTATTTCCCTTCCTGGAAAAATAAGCattctaacaaagtgttattaggtttgtccttcatagagaacccaagttgacgtctCGCCAAATCCGaattgtagttgattcctccttgtgtaccaagaagaggcacattatAGAACTCCCCACAATTACCAATAATCTTAACATCGTCGTAAGTAGAAGAATACCAAGctatatcatcattggtgagagacataacTCTGTGAGACCACCTTAGACAACCCTTGTTTTCTTTGAAGATATGAGATTGCGACATAtacgaaataaaccacttgtacagtaaAGGCGTACAACAAACAATAGTTCCACTTCCTTTATaagtcctatgatgaatggagaaataagtgtcaccGTGCAAAGTTGGAACTGGATTTCTAATCAAGAAGATTCTCAAAGCACTAACATCAACAAAGTTGTCAATGTTgggaaacaagaccaaaccatagatgagtaaggtGAGGATAGTTTCAAAGGCCACCATACTACAAGCATTAGCCAAATAAAAGGCTTTCTCAGAcaaaaatttcaaattcaacccTCTGATACCTCCTTTGATAGTAATATTGGCATCTATGTCAAACTTCCTCAGGTGAATGGCTTCAGGGATAACTCGAGACTCAATAATTACTTCCAttccactaaaaggaactctatcaGACACTGGCATACCCAAAAtataagcatactcctccatggtGGGGAACAACTGGTAATTAGGGAAAGTGAAACACCGGTAAACAGGGTCATAGAAATGAGCCAAAGTACAAAGAAGACCATCCTCAACATCAGTAGATAGAACATATAAAATTCTCCCAAAACGGTCTCTAAAatccttaggatcatccacaaaagatgctagcttccttaattTCATGAGATCGGGATAT includes these proteins:
- the LOC127122428 gene encoding uncharacterized protein LOC127122428, with the protein product MRIFLNFQGKLEILFENIANILITDIGRRNTRKYSFRYPDLMKLRKLASFVDDPKDFRDRFGRILYVLSTDVEDGLLCTLAHFYDPVYRCFTFPNYQLFPTMEEYAYILGMPVSDRVPFSGMEVIIESRVIPEAIHLRKFDIDANITIKGGIRGLNLKFLSEKAFYLANACSMVAFETILTLLIYGLVLFPNIDNFVDVSALRIFLIRNPVPTLHGDTYFSIHHRTYKGSGTIVCCTPLLYKWFISYMSQSHIFKENKGCLRWSHRVMSLTNDDIAWYSSTYDDVKIIGNCGEFYNVPLLGTQGGINYNSDLEGKYTQGLKARMVRFWHNVRRKGKSDIGLNNCIALKPYTSWVKKRAEEFKMPYTYERHMSLVMGSSYFLGFHPDKLIYRYNTRANQLKKMDRLEQENCELCEEVTILRDNYERLTAMTETLVAAQNQPPPPPF